A genomic window from Variovorax paradoxus includes:
- a CDS encoding alpha-2-macroglobulin family protein: MAANNNTRTFRNPASAGGALWRLLALATALVAAPTLHAASVLSVSPQGEARDVRQVAIRFDADMVPLGQSEGAEPASVQCSPQTPAGRARWIGPRAWAFEFEKDVRGGTRCNVVFKAGLKTLAGEAVTTPPAASFVAGPHGFSTSFPAEGSQVAPDQVFLLRHYDPQPVGDPQTLAAGFTCELRDGDKVQSQPTELVTGAALTSALRAAQSGTYALALRCAQPLPEGVQLRLRQVPVDGAEPKLFNYTTRPRFTARVECTVLDYPQGQKACDPRRPVELTFSAGIGLMRSGGIRLTDASGADLSFDAVDTWRRDEVRQLRVMPPKGSFGEGTRFTVRLPEDFRDVLGRPLVNASEFPKTVEFARLPPYLGVANSLAVMPWQAGKSDAVAAFAVRRVEKSVPLRQWRLGGEMGVGIEAYAIELLQNQQAGQWPTEQLNAKAGVPRTSTLATQGEGMEFVGVPLAAPGLHVVRADSAAFTQYIDTRPLGPSETRDASPRQRYAVVQATNLNPGASFGNAGASVIWVTAFDSAKPVAGADVAVYSCNRELLWRGKTDAQGLARPDEALRGKLACSNNTRAVTPRYGGGGNNSPWVVVRAGDDMALMQVSAGWNGFSAGRDAQNIRAHTVLDRTLFKAGETVSMQHVVRLLESRGFALPPAGTLDVEIRYSWSDKVNTSSVPLGADGSATSQWTIPVDAKLGNYTVLVLQGGRQLASAQFQVEEFRTPVFDSELRTKALWERDAQLAVVDARLSYFAGGAAAGLPVTVQQGWARQVQGPQPGYAFYDETLDAAPAMPSSIPPQATKLDAAGRTQLRLKAPSLERPMLLQTELKFQDPNGETQTVGASTMLWPDRMKLGLRVRAKDRDRPQAIEGIALDDQNRPVADEPVSVRVKPVQRNWNSGQTRVTDLGPEVDVCSTRTDAQGRWACDWQLPAAVSGQQVPEQWLFSASASSLKHSRAVVRTDMLQYRWTLGWQEALARSALQLENGPSFGPGETAIVVARPERLPANLLLTVEREGVMAASVHVITAMAQRIELPLTAQHAPNVHLAARYVYPLQDAGKDAPLASVQRAEVPVRPDAWTLSVGLRPEAATARPRTQLPMEVAVRDVAGQPVGGARVTLVAVDQALLALKPNGTWALARAMFAARGNSVTSTALDARLLRRVELGLQPQHRPDDEAARGLFGVVPGAPAPVAAAAMRASKPDAPDEPPPRTDLSSLILWRTDLRTDAQGIARATVPLNDALTQFRIVAIASAGEAQFGQGETTITSTQPLQIFSGLPELLRADDAIVQKLSLRNTGESPLAVVLKAEAVVEPNGELSGARDVVPADALAARGLKIERRVQLAVGQTQEVLWPVAVPGGAGTLRWRISAQGGEERDALEVTQRVVPALTATVRQSTLLSVADAGAVPVVQPRDAVPLTGGVRVALQSSLVDAALAESTRWMAQYPYSCLEQQSSRYVSLDDRASWDKLMTQLPKYIDGKGLARYFPESSLSGSEMLTVQLLDLAHAKSWPVPEAPRRQMLDALDALLQGRLAAQDWAPRNYLEPQQLAAQATLVEHGRAKIVVKPKALDALSAQSLVDWSRALMAMPADAERDAALKEAGAQLRSRFDVQGTRLRWRDESAQHWWWFMWSGDSTAARMALLAQQWAETDASWKADAPLITQGLVGRQSAGRWSTTTGNAWSTVALRRFQQQFEAGPVDGVTRATLGRTTRDATWADAKAPSMLLPWPAQGARGTLQLRHEGSGKPWATISTLAAVRNTQPVTNGLVVRRSVTPVEQKRKGQWSVGDVYRVRLDLESTAEQTWVVVRDAVPSGASQLGRGLGRESNLAQRGETSEGWAWPSYIERATDSYRAYFRYVPRGNWRVEYTVRLNNAGDFKLPPVRVEAMYAPEVFGEGTAQTMTVKP; this comes from the coding sequence ATGGCTGCGAACAACAACACGAGGACTTTCCGAAACCCGGCTTCGGCCGGCGGCGCGCTCTGGCGGCTGCTGGCCCTGGCCACGGCGCTCGTCGCGGCGCCGACGCTGCACGCGGCCAGCGTGCTCAGCGTGAGCCCGCAAGGCGAAGCGCGCGACGTGCGGCAGGTGGCTATCCGCTTCGATGCCGACATGGTGCCGCTGGGCCAGAGTGAAGGGGCCGAGCCCGCGAGCGTGCAGTGCTCGCCGCAGACGCCGGCAGGGCGCGCGCGCTGGATCGGTCCGCGCGCCTGGGCCTTCGAGTTCGAGAAAGATGTGCGTGGTGGGACGCGATGCAATGTCGTGTTCAAGGCTGGGCTGAAGACGCTGGCGGGCGAGGCGGTGACCACGCCGCCGGCCGCGAGCTTCGTGGCCGGCCCCCATGGTTTTTCTACTTCCTTTCCGGCCGAGGGCTCGCAGGTCGCGCCCGATCAGGTCTTCCTGCTGCGCCATTACGACCCCCAGCCCGTGGGTGATCCGCAGACGCTGGCGGCCGGCTTCACCTGCGAGCTGCGCGACGGCGACAAGGTGCAGAGCCAGCCGACAGAGCTGGTCACCGGGGCCGCCCTGACCTCGGCGCTGCGCGCAGCCCAGTCGGGTACCTACGCGTTGGCACTGCGCTGCGCGCAGCCGCTGCCCGAAGGCGTGCAATTGCGCTTGCGCCAGGTGCCCGTGGACGGTGCCGAGCCGAAGCTCTTCAACTACACCACTCGTCCGCGCTTCACCGCGCGTGTCGAGTGCACGGTGCTCGACTACCCCCAGGGACAGAAGGCCTGCGACCCGCGCCGGCCGGTCGAACTGACTTTCTCCGCCGGCATCGGCCTCATGAGGTCCGGCGGCATCCGCCTGACCGACGCGTCGGGCGCCGACCTGTCTTTCGATGCCGTCGACACGTGGCGCCGTGACGAGGTTCGGCAGTTGCGTGTGATGCCGCCGAAGGGCAGTTTTGGCGAGGGCACTCGCTTCACCGTGCGCCTGCCCGAGGACTTCCGCGACGTGCTCGGCCGGCCGCTGGTCAACGCGTCGGAGTTTCCCAAGACAGTCGAATTCGCTCGCCTGCCGCCATATCTGGGTGTGGCCAACTCTCTCGCCGTCATGCCGTGGCAAGCCGGCAAGTCCGACGCAGTGGCGGCCTTTGCCGTGCGCCGCGTCGAGAAGTCGGTGCCGCTGCGGCAATGGCGGCTCGGCGGCGAGATGGGCGTGGGCATCGAGGCCTACGCCATCGAACTGCTGCAGAACCAGCAGGCCGGCCAGTGGCCCACCGAACAGCTGAACGCCAAGGCAGGGGTACCGCGTACATCGACGTTGGCCACGCAGGGCGAAGGCATGGAATTCGTCGGCGTGCCGCTCGCCGCGCCCGGCTTGCACGTGGTGCGTGCTGACAGCGCCGCCTTCACGCAATACATCGACACGCGCCCGCTTGGTCCGAGCGAAACCCGGGATGCCTCGCCGCGCCAGCGCTATGCGGTGGTGCAAGCCACCAACCTCAACCCCGGCGCGAGCTTCGGCAATGCGGGCGCTTCGGTGATCTGGGTCACCGCGTTCGACAGCGCCAAGCCGGTGGCGGGCGCCGATGTGGCTGTGTACTCATGCAACCGCGAACTGCTCTGGCGCGGCAAGACCGATGCGCAGGGCCTGGCCCGGCCGGACGAAGCCTTGCGCGGCAAGCTGGCGTGCAGCAACAACACCCGTGCCGTGACGCCACGCTACGGTGGCGGCGGCAACAACAGCCCTTGGGTGGTGGTGCGCGCCGGCGACGACATGGCATTGATGCAGGTCTCGGCCGGGTGGAACGGCTTCTCCGCAGGCCGCGATGCGCAGAACATCCGCGCCCACACCGTGCTCGACCGCACGCTGTTCAAGGCGGGCGAGACCGTCAGCATGCAGCACGTCGTGCGGCTGCTCGAAAGCCGTGGCTTCGCGCTGCCGCCGGCGGGCACGCTGGATGTCGAGATTCGCTACAGCTGGAGCGACAAGGTGAACACGTCCAGTGTGCCGCTCGGCGCCGACGGCAGCGCCACCAGCCAGTGGACGATCCCGGTCGACGCCAAGCTCGGCAACTACACCGTGTTGGTGTTGCAGGGCGGCCGGCAGCTGGCCAGTGCGCAGTTCCAGGTCGAGGAGTTCCGCACGCCGGTGTTCGACAGCGAACTGCGCACCAAGGCGCTGTGGGAGCGCGACGCTCAGCTCGCGGTGGTCGATGCGCGGCTGAGCTACTTCGCCGGCGGCGCCGCGGCCGGGCTGCCGGTGACCGTGCAGCAGGGCTGGGCGCGCCAGGTGCAAGGCCCGCAGCCCGGCTACGCGTTCTACGACGAAACGCTCGATGCCGCGCCTGCCATGCCGTCGTCCATTCCACCGCAAGCCACGAAGCTCGATGCCGCCGGCAGGACGCAGCTGCGGCTCAAGGCGCCATCGCTGGAACGACCGATGCTGCTGCAGACCGAGCTGAAGTTCCAGGACCCCAACGGCGAAACCCAGACCGTCGGCGCCAGCACCATGCTGTGGCCCGACCGCATGAAGCTCGGCCTGCGCGTGCGGGCGAAAGACCGGGATCGGCCGCAGGCCATCGAAGGCATTGCCCTCGACGACCAGAACCGGCCGGTGGCCGACGAGCCCGTGAGCGTGCGCGTCAAGCCGGTGCAGCGGAACTGGAACAGCGGGCAGACGCGAGTCACCGACCTCGGCCCCGAGGTGGATGTGTGCAGCACCCGCACCGACGCGCAAGGGCGGTGGGCCTGCGATTGGCAGCTACCCGCCGCGGTGTCGGGCCAGCAGGTGCCCGAGCAATGGCTGTTCAGCGCGAGCGCCAGCAGCCTGAAGCACAGCCGCGCCGTCGTGCGCACCGACATGCTGCAGTACCGCTGGACACTGGGCTGGCAGGAGGCGCTGGCCCGCTCGGCGCTGCAGCTGGAGAACGGACCGTCCTTCGGCCCTGGCGAGACCGCCATCGTGGTCGCGCGTCCCGAGCGTCTGCCGGCGAACCTGCTGCTCACCGTGGAACGCGAAGGTGTGATGGCCGCAAGCGTGCATGTGATCACCGCGATGGCGCAGCGCATCGAACTGCCGCTGACCGCGCAACATGCGCCCAACGTGCATCTGGCGGCGCGCTATGTGTATCCGCTGCAGGACGCAGGCAAGGACGCACCGCTGGCGAGCGTGCAGCGAGCCGAGGTGCCGGTGCGTCCCGACGCGTGGACGCTTTCCGTCGGTTTGCGTCCCGAGGCTGCGACGGCGCGGCCGCGCACGCAGCTACCGATGGAAGTCGCGGTGCGCGATGTCGCCGGCCAGCCCGTGGGTGGCGCGCGCGTGACACTGGTCGCGGTGGACCAGGCCCTGCTGGCGCTCAAGCCCAATGGCACCTGGGCGCTGGCCCGGGCGATGTTCGCGGCGCGTGGCAACTCGGTCACCAGCACGGCGCTCGATGCCCGCCTGTTGCGCCGGGTCGAGCTCGGTCTGCAGCCGCAGCACCGGCCGGACGACGAGGCCGCGCGCGGCTTGTTCGGCGTCGTACCGGGCGCTCCGGCCCCGGTCGCGGCCGCCGCGATGCGCGCCTCGAAGCCGGACGCGCCGGACGAGCCGCCCCCGCGCACTGACCTCTCCTCCCTCATCCTCTGGCGCACCGACCTGCGCACCGACGCCCAAGGCATCGCCCGCGCTACCGTCCCGCTCAACGACGCGCTCACCCAGTTCCGCATCGTCGCCATCGCCAGCGCGGGCGAGGCGCAGTTCGGCCAGGGCGAAACCACCATCACCAGCACGCAGCCACTGCAGATCTTCAGTGGCCTGCCCGAGCTGCTGCGCGCGGACGACGCCATCGTGCAGAAGCTCAGCCTGCGCAACACGGGTGAGTCGCCGCTCGCCGTGGTGCTCAAGGCCGAGGCCGTCGTCGAGCCCAATGGCGAATTGTCCGGCGCACGCGATGTAGTGCCCGCCGATGCATTGGCCGCGCGCGGCCTGAAGATCGAGCGCCGCGTGCAGCTCGCGGTCGGCCAGACGCAGGAAGTGTTGTGGCCTGTCGCCGTGCCCGGTGGCGCCGGCACGCTGCGCTGGCGCATCAGTGCGCAGGGTGGTGAAGAACGCGACGCGCTGGAAGTCACGCAGCGCGTGGTGCCAGCACTGACCGCCACGGTGCGCCAGTCGACGCTGCTGTCGGTCGCCGACGCGGGCGCCGTGCCCGTTGTGCAGCCGCGCGATGCGGTGCCGCTCACAGGCGGCGTGCGCGTCGCGCTGCAGTCCAGCCTCGTCGATGCGGCACTCGCCGAATCGACGCGCTGGATGGCGCAGTACCCGTACAGTTGCCTCGAGCAGCAGAGCTCGCGCTACGTGTCGCTTGACGACCGCGCGAGCTGGGACAAGCTGATGACCCAGTTGCCCAAGTACATCGACGGCAAGGGGCTGGCGCGCTACTTCCCCGAGTCCTCGCTGTCCGGCAGCGAGATGCTCACCGTGCAGCTGCTCGACCTCGCCCACGCCAAGAGCTGGCCGGTGCCCGAGGCCCCACGCCGCCAGATGCTCGACGCGCTCGATGCCCTGCTGCAGGGCCGCCTGGCCGCGCAAGACTGGGCGCCGCGCAATTACCTGGAGCCGCAGCAGCTCGCCGCGCAGGCAACGCTGGTGGAGCACGGCCGCGCGAAGATCGTGGTCAAGCCCAAGGCGCTCGATGCGCTCTCGGCCCAGTCGCTGGTCGACTGGTCGCGCGCGCTCATGGCGATGCCCGCCGATGCCGAGCGCGACGCTGCACTGAAGGAAGCCGGCGCGCAGCTGCGCAGCCGCTTCGACGTGCAAGGCACGCGCCTGCGCTGGCGCGACGAATCGGCTCAGCACTGGTGGTGGTTCATGTGGAGCGGCGACAGCACCGCCGCGCGCATGGCCCTGCTCGCGCAGCAATGGGCCGAGACCGATGCAAGCTGGAAGGCCGATGCGCCGCTCATCACGCAGGGGCTGGTCGGCCGCCAGAGCGCAGGCCGTTGGAGCACCACCACCGGCAATGCCTGGAGCACGGTCGCGCTGCGCCGCTTCCAGCAGCAGTTCGAGGCGGGCCCGGTCGATGGCGTGACGCGCGCCACGCTGGGCCGCACCACGCGCGACGCCACATGGGCCGATGCCAAGGCCCCGAGCATGCTGCTGCCCTGGCCCGCGCAAGGCGCCCGAGGCACGCTGCAGTTGCGCCACGAAGGCAGCGGCAAGCCGTGGGCCACCATCAGCACGCTGGCAGCAGTGCGCAACACGCAGCCCGTCACCAACGGCCTCGTGGTGCGCCGCAGCGTCACGCCAGTCGAGCAGAAGCGCAAGGGCCAGTGGTCGGTGGGCGACGTCTACCGCGTGCGGCTGGATCTCGAGTCGACCGCCGAGCAGACCTGGGTGGTGGTGCGCGACGCCGTGCCCTCGGGCGCGAGCCAGCTCGGCCGCGGCCTGGGCCGCGAGAGCAACCTCGCGCAGCGCGGCGAAACCAGCGAGGGCTGGGCCTGGCCCAGCTACATCGAACGCGCCACCGACAGCTACCGCGCGTACTTCCGCTATGTGCCGCGCGGCAACTGGCGCGTGGAATACACCGTGCGGCTGAACAACGCGGGCGACTTCAAGCTGCCCCCGGTGCGCGTGGAAGCCATGTACGCGCCTGAAGTTTTCGGCGAGGGCACCGCCCAGACCATGACCGTGAAACCCTGA
- a CDS encoding CoA-acylating methylmalonate-semialdehyde dehydrogenase, giving the protein MPTSIDHFIAGKPAVNTSGRTQDVTNPATGAVTGKAGLADAAQVSVAVAAAQAAFPAWADTPPIRRARVMFKFLQLLNEHKDELAHLITAEHGKVFTDAQGEVSRGIDIVEFACGIPQLLKGDFTDQVSTGIDNWTLRQPLGVVAGITPFNFPVMVPMWMFPVAIAAGNTFVLKPSPTDPSASLRMAELLKEAGLPDGVFNVVQGDKAAVDALLEHPDVKAISFVGSTPIANYIYETGARHGKRVQALGGAKNHMVVLPDADIDQTVDALIGAGYGSAGERCMAISVAVLVGDVADKIIPKLIERTKTLKVLNGTNLAAEMGPIVTRAAHERITGYIDLGEKEGAKLLVDGRGFDGSKAGEGCGDGFWMGGTLFDNVTPEMRIYKEEIFGPVLSCVRVANFKDAVDLVNAHEFGNGVSCFTRDGNVAREFSRRIQVGMVGINVPIPVPMAWHGFGGWKRSLFGDMHAYGEEGVRFYTKQKSVMQRWPESIGKGAEFVMPTAK; this is encoded by the coding sequence ATGCCCACCTCCATCGACCACTTCATCGCCGGCAAGCCTGCCGTCAACACCTCCGGCCGCACGCAGGACGTGACCAACCCCGCCACCGGCGCCGTCACCGGCAAGGCCGGCCTGGCAGATGCCGCGCAAGTCTCCGTCGCCGTCGCCGCCGCGCAGGCCGCCTTCCCGGCCTGGGCCGACACTCCGCCCATCCGCCGCGCGCGCGTCATGTTCAAGTTCCTGCAGCTGCTCAACGAGCACAAGGACGAACTGGCCCACCTCATCACCGCCGAGCACGGCAAGGTCTTCACCGACGCGCAGGGCGAAGTCAGCCGCGGCATCGACATCGTCGAGTTCGCCTGCGGCATTCCGCAACTGCTCAAGGGCGACTTCACCGACCAGGTGAGCACCGGCATCGACAACTGGACGCTGCGCCAGCCGCTCGGCGTGGTCGCCGGCATCACGCCCTTCAACTTCCCGGTGATGGTGCCGATGTGGATGTTCCCGGTGGCCATTGCCGCGGGCAACACCTTCGTGCTCAAGCCCAGCCCGACCGACCCGAGCGCCTCGCTGCGCATGGCCGAGCTGCTGAAGGAAGCCGGCCTGCCCGACGGCGTGTTCAACGTGGTCCAGGGCGACAAGGCAGCCGTCGACGCGCTGCTCGAACATCCGGACGTCAAGGCCATCAGCTTCGTCGGCTCCACGCCCATCGCCAACTACATCTACGAAACCGGCGCACGCCACGGCAAGCGCGTGCAAGCCCTGGGCGGCGCGAAGAACCACATGGTGGTGCTGCCCGACGCCGACATCGACCAGACGGTCGACGCGCTGATCGGCGCGGGCTACGGCTCGGCCGGCGAGCGCTGCATGGCCATCAGCGTGGCGGTGCTGGTCGGCGACGTGGCCGACAAGATCATTCCCAAGCTCATCGAACGCACGAAGACGCTGAAGGTGCTCAACGGCACCAACCTTGCCGCCGAAATGGGCCCGATCGTCACGCGTGCCGCGCACGAGCGCATCACCGGCTACATCGACCTGGGCGAGAAGGAAGGCGCGAAGCTGCTGGTCGACGGCCGCGGCTTCGACGGCAGCAAGGCCGGCGAAGGTTGTGGCGACGGCTTCTGGATGGGCGGCACGCTGTTCGACAACGTCACGCCCGAGATGCGCATCTACAAGGAAGAAATCTTCGGCCCGGTGCTCAGCTGCGTGCGCGTGGCCAACTTCAAGGACGCGGTTGACCTCGTCAACGCGCACGAGTTCGGCAACGGCGTGAGCTGCTTCACCCGCGACGGCAACGTGGCGCGCGAATTCAGCCGCCGCATCCAGGTCGGCATGGTCGGCATCAACGTGCCGATCCCGGTGCCCATGGCCTGGCACGGCTTCGGCGGCTGGAAGCGCTCGCTGTTCGGCGACATGCACGCCTACGGCGAAGAGGGCGTGCGCTTCTATACCAAGCAGAAGTCCGTGATGCAGCGCTGGCCCGAGAGCATCGGCAAGGGTGCCGAGTTCGTGATGCCGACTGCCAAGTAA
- a CDS encoding LysR family transcriptional regulator — protein sequence MKPQNIESLWTHLHWLTVLAQQGSFTAAALRLGVSKAAMSQRIAELERAAGAPLVQRTTRSVRLTEAGQRLVEDMRGPFEQIAHSFAGVRDLAGVPRGLVRVTAPVAFARQQLVPRLADFLRAQPEVRLELDLSDRLSSLAMEGFDLAIRHTAAPPDTHVAWTLCETRSVLVASRAYLRRRGTPREPQALAEHDCLHYPRAQETPTWHFEAKASAPRITVPVSGPLVANNSEALRDAALSGLGIALVPDFSAQSALQSGKLQQVLPQWRSVGAFGERLYAIRPYATHVPQAVTAFVGWLREALSEGFSA from the coding sequence ATGAAACCCCAAAATATCGAGTCGCTCTGGACGCACCTGCACTGGCTCACGGTGCTGGCGCAGCAGGGCAGCTTCACGGCCGCGGCGCTGCGCCTGGGCGTGAGCAAGGCAGCCATGAGCCAGCGCATCGCCGAGCTCGAACGCGCGGCCGGTGCGCCATTGGTGCAGCGCACCACGCGCAGCGTGCGGCTCACCGAGGCCGGCCAGCGGCTGGTGGAAGACATGCGCGGCCCCTTCGAGCAGATTGCCCACAGCTTCGCGGGCGTGCGCGATCTCGCGGGGGTGCCGCGCGGGCTGGTGCGGGTGACGGCGCCGGTGGCATTCGCGCGCCAGCAGCTGGTGCCGCGGCTGGCCGACTTCCTGCGCGCGCAGCCCGAAGTGCGCCTCGAGCTCGACCTGTCGGACCGGCTCAGCTCGCTCGCGATGGAGGGCTTCGACCTGGCCATCCGCCACACGGCCGCACCGCCCGACACGCACGTGGCCTGGACGCTGTGCGAAACCCGCTCGGTGCTGGTGGCCAGCCGTGCCTACCTGCGCCGCCGCGGCACGCCGCGCGAGCCGCAGGCGCTGGCGGAGCACGACTGCCTGCACTACCCGCGCGCGCAGGAAACGCCGACCTGGCACTTCGAGGCAAAGGCCTCGGCACCGCGCATCACGGTGCCGGTCTCGGGGCCGCTGGTCGCGAACAACAGTGAGGCGCTGCGCGACGCGGCCCTCAGCGGGCTGGGCATTGCGCTGGTGCCCGACTTCAGCGCGCAGTCGGCGCTGCAGTCGGGCAAGCTGCAGCAGGTGTTGCCGCAGTGGCGCTCGGTGGGTGCTTTCGGCGAGCGGCTGTATGCAATACGTCCTTACGCCACGCATGTGCCGCAGGCTGTGACGGCCTTTGTGGGGTGGCTGCGCGAGGCGCTGTCCGAGGGCTTTTCAGCGTGA
- a CDS encoding MlaE family ABC transporter permease — MSPATSTADASAADSAWPRVEQREQEGRQWTVASGCWTTLAMSSKPAWQALAKSLETAPPADDRAWDLRPIGQLDHIGAQLLWEHWRHQWPATLEMLPQHKAVLDQVAQYTVATPDEPPPSLSDRIRAFSHNGPRVMYVVRDFTSLIGQLALDVGRLIRAPHRGPWRDFSGHLYQFGATALHITALVGLLIGVVLAYLISQQLRQYGAETFVVNILGLSLIRELGPVLAAVLIAGRSGSAITAQIGVMRVTEELDAMRVMGIAHGFRLVMPRVLALAIAMPLISLWTSMAALAGGMLAADAALNISPAYFLSALPRAVPISNLWLALAKSAVFGILIALIGCYFGMKVKPNTESLGRGTTQSVVTSITAVILVDALFAVLFKGIGFRA, encoded by the coding sequence ATGTCCCCTGCCACATCGACTGCCGACGCTTCCGCCGCCGACAGCGCGTGGCCCCGCGTCGAGCAGCGGGAGCAGGAAGGCCGCCAGTGGACGGTAGCCAGCGGCTGCTGGACCACGCTGGCGATGTCGTCCAAGCCGGCCTGGCAAGCACTGGCCAAAAGCCTGGAAACCGCCCCTCCCGCCGACGACCGCGCGTGGGACCTGCGCCCCATCGGGCAGCTCGACCACATCGGCGCGCAGTTGCTGTGGGAGCACTGGCGCCACCAGTGGCCGGCCACGCTCGAAATGTTGCCGCAGCACAAGGCCGTGCTCGACCAGGTGGCGCAGTACACCGTCGCCACGCCGGACGAGCCCCCGCCCTCGCTCAGCGACCGCATCCGCGCGTTCTCGCACAACGGCCCGCGCGTGATGTACGTGGTGCGCGACTTCACGAGCCTGATCGGCCAGCTGGCGCTCGACGTAGGCCGGCTGATCCGCGCGCCGCACCGCGGGCCGTGGCGCGACTTCTCGGGGCACCTGTATCAGTTCGGCGCCACGGCCCTGCACATCACGGCGCTGGTGGGGCTGCTGATTGGCGTGGTGCTGGCCTACCTGATCTCGCAGCAGCTGCGGCAGTACGGCGCCGAGACTTTCGTGGTGAACATCCTCGGGCTCTCGCTGATCCGCGAGCTGGGGCCGGTGCTGGCTGCCGTGCTGATCGCCGGGCGTTCGGGCTCGGCCATCACGGCGCAGATCGGCGTGATGCGGGTAACGGAAGAACTCGACGCAATGCGCGTGATGGGCATCGCCCACGGCTTTCGCCTCGTGATGCCGCGCGTGCTGGCGCTGGCCATCGCAATGCCGCTGATCAGCCTCTGGACCTCGATGGCCGCGCTCGCGGGCGGCATGCTGGCGGCCGATGCGGCGCTCAATATTTCGCCCGCCTACTTTCTTTCGGCGCTGCCGCGCGCGGTGCCCATCTCGAACCTCTGGCTGGCGCTTGCCAAGTCGGCGGTGTTCGGCATTCTGATTGCGCTGATCGGCTGCTACTTCGGCATGAAGGTCAAGCCCAACACCGAGAGCCTGGGGCGCGGCACCACGCAGTCGGTCGTCACGTCGATCACCGCGGTGATTCTTGTGGACGCGCTCTTCGCAGTGCTCTTCAAGGGCATCGGATTCAGGGCCTGA
- a CDS encoding ABC transporter ATP-binding protein — protein MSMPVRSDTYTTVVDIRGLWTVFQSPDGEQVVHRDLQLHIDRGEVLSLVGGSGTGKTVLLRQILGLEKPTRGHVEVLGQEPGELSASGAANVGMLFQHGALFSAFSVLENIAFPLRELKLLPDELIRHAALVKLQMVGLGPQHANKSPSDLSGGMIKRVALARALIMDPPLLLLDEPTAGLDPEAADSFCDLLRGLHRELGLTVVMVTHDLDTLFDLSTRIAVLADQKVIVTGAAREVIAYPHPFIHEYFLGGRGQRALEALHDKPAEQSPSQPAAEAGR, from the coding sequence ATGAGCATGCCCGTACGCTCCGACACCTACACCACCGTGGTGGACATCCGCGGCCTGTGGACGGTGTTCCAGAGCCCCGATGGCGAGCAGGTGGTGCACCGCGACTTGCAGCTGCACATCGACCGCGGCGAGGTGCTGTCGCTGGTCGGCGGCTCGGGCACCGGCAAGACGGTGCTGCTGCGCCAGATCCTCGGGCTCGAAAAACCCACGCGCGGCCACGTCGAGGTGCTGGGCCAGGAGCCCGGCGAGCTCAGCGCCTCGGGCGCGGCCAACGTGGGCATGCTGTTCCAGCACGGCGCCTTGTTCTCTGCATTCAGCGTGCTGGAGAACATCGCCTTTCCGCTGCGCGAGCTGAAGCTGCTGCCCGACGAGCTGATCCGCCACGCGGCGCTGGTGAAGCTGCAGATGGTGGGCCTGGGCCCGCAGCACGCGAACAAGAGCCCGTCAGACCTCTCGGGCGGCATGATCAAGCGCGTGGCGCTGGCGCGCGCGCTCATCATGGACCCGCCGCTGCTGCTGCTCGACGAGCCCACGGCCGGCCTCGACCCCGAGGCGGCCGACAGTTTCTGCGACCTGCTGCGCGGCCTGCACCGCGAGCTGGGCCTCACGGTGGTGATGGTCACGCACGACCTGGACACGCTGTTCGACCTGAGCACCCGCATCGCGGTGCTGGCCGACCAGAAGGTGATCGTCACCGGCGCGGCGCGCGAAGTCATCGCGTACCCGCATCCCTTCATCCACGAATACTTTCTCGGCGGGCGCGGCCAGCGCGCCCTGGAGGCTCTGCACGACAAGCCCGCCGAACAATCTCCGTCGCAGCCCGCCGCCGAGGCGGGCCGCTGA